The Actinopolyspora erythraea genome has a segment encoding these proteins:
- the ahcY gene encoding adenosylhomocysteinase — translation MSPKLQKAGDIEFAIADPKLAESGRHQIRLAEHEMPGLMATRREYADSKPLKGARIAGSLHMTVQTAVLIETLVELGAEVRWVSCNIFSTQDEAAAAVVVGPNGTPDKPAGVPVFAWKGETLEEYWWCTNQLFQGFSNNQGPNMILDDGGDATMLVQKGVEFETAGAVPQPTEDDPDEFKVVLSVLRESLANDKQRFTKAAKEIKGVTEETTTGVHKLYELVKSGDLLFPAINVNDSVTKSKFDNKYGCRHSLVDGINRATDVLIGGKTAVICGFGDVGKGSAESLRGQGARVIVTEIDPICALQAAMEGYEVRTMEEVVETADIFITTTGNFDVITADHMSRMKHNAIVGNIGHFDNEIDMAGLEKTPGIKKTEIKPQVHEFTYPDGHAIIVLSEGRLLNLGNATGHPSFVMSNSFTNQTIAQIELFNKAEEYDRDVYMLPKHLDEKVARLHLDALGVSLTKMTKAQAEYIGVDVEGPYKPEHYRY, via the coding sequence ATGAGCCCGAAGTTGCAGAAGGCAGGAGACATCGAGTTCGCCATCGCGGATCCGAAGCTGGCCGAGTCCGGCCGTCACCAGATCCGGCTGGCCGAACACGAGATGCCCGGCCTGATGGCGACTCGCCGGGAGTACGCGGACAGCAAGCCGCTCAAGGGTGCGCGTATCGCGGGTTCGCTGCACATGACTGTGCAGACCGCGGTCCTGATCGAGACGCTGGTGGAGCTGGGCGCCGAGGTACGCTGGGTGTCCTGCAACATCTTCTCCACCCAGGACGAGGCCGCCGCGGCCGTCGTGGTCGGCCCCAACGGCACGCCGGACAAGCCCGCCGGTGTTCCGGTCTTCGCCTGGAAGGGTGAGACGCTGGAGGAGTACTGGTGGTGCACCAACCAGCTGTTCCAGGGCTTCTCCAACAACCAGGGCCCGAACATGATCCTGGACGACGGTGGCGACGCCACCATGCTGGTCCAGAAGGGCGTCGAGTTCGAGACGGCCGGTGCCGTGCCGCAGCCGACCGAGGACGACCCGGACGAGTTCAAGGTCGTGCTCTCGGTGCTGCGCGAGAGCCTGGCCAACGACAAGCAGCGGTTCACCAAGGCCGCCAAGGAGATCAAGGGCGTCACCGAGGAAACCACCACCGGCGTGCACAAGCTCTACGAGCTGGTCAAGTCCGGTGACCTGCTGTTCCCGGCGATCAACGTCAACGACTCGGTCACCAAGTCGAAGTTCGACAACAAGTACGGCTGCCGCCACTCCCTGGTCGACGGCATCAACCGTGCCACCGACGTGCTCATCGGCGGCAAGACGGCCGTGATCTGCGGCTTCGGTGACGTCGGCAAGGGCTCCGCCGAGTCGCTGCGTGGTCAGGGCGCTCGCGTCATCGTGACCGAGATCGACCCGATCTGCGCGCTGCAGGCCGCGATGGAGGGCTACGAGGTCCGCACGATGGAGGAGGTCGTCGAGACCGCCGACATCTTCATCACGACCACGGGCAACTTCGACGTCATCACGGCCGACCACATGAGCCGGATGAAGCACAACGCCATCGTGGGCAACATCGGCCACTTCGACAACGAGATCGACATGGCCGGTCTGGAGAAGACCCCCGGCATCAAGAAGACCGAGATCAAGCCGCAGGTGCACGAGTTCACCTACCCGGACGGCCACGCCATCATCGTGCTGTCCGAGGGCAGGCTGCTCAACCTCGGCAACGCCACCGGCCACCCGAGCTTCGTGATGTCGAACTCCTTCACCAACCAGACGATCGCCCAGATCGAGCTGTTCAACAAGGCCGAGGAGTACGACCGCGACGTCTACATGCTGCCGAAGCACCTCGACGAGAAGGTCGCCCGGCTGCACCTGGACGCGCTCGGCGTCAGCCTCACCAAGATGACCAAGGCTCAGGCCGAGTACATCGGTGTGGACGTCGAGGGGCCGTACAAGCCCGAGCACTACCGCTACTGA
- a CDS encoding methylenetetrahydrofolate reductase produces MTRVVDRLQPGRTVFSVEFFPPRNDDEEQILWKTVRELEPLDPAYVSVTYGAGGSSRDRTIRTVGRIAQETTMLPMAHLTGVDHSKDELRHVVGSLANEGIRNILAIRGDPPGDPMGEWIPHPDGILYADELVRLVRSCGDFSVGVAAFPHMHPRSTDIETETDHLVNKIRAGSDFAVAQLFLQPEYFLRLRDRLAARDCHVPILPGVMPITTPKVLSKFQHLAGVPVPAEVSNVLDPLADDPEAFRAAGIELSTRLCERLISEGVPGLHFYSLNRAKATREVVDNLGLAEAVPQPA; encoded by the coding sequence GTGACCCGGGTCGTGGACCGGCTACAGCCGGGCAGGACCGTGTTCTCGGTGGAGTTCTTCCCGCCGCGCAACGACGACGAAGAGCAGATCCTCTGGAAGACCGTGCGCGAGCTGGAACCGCTGGACCCCGCCTACGTGTCCGTTACTTACGGAGCGGGCGGCTCCAGCAGGGACCGCACGATTCGCACGGTCGGGCGCATAGCCCAGGAAACCACCATGCTGCCGATGGCCCACCTGACCGGTGTGGACCACTCCAAGGACGAGCTCCGGCACGTCGTCGGATCGCTGGCGAACGAGGGGATCCGGAACATCCTGGCGATCCGGGGGGACCCGCCGGGCGATCCGATGGGGGAGTGGATCCCGCACCCGGACGGGATCCTCTACGCCGACGAGCTGGTTCGGCTGGTTCGTTCCTGCGGCGACTTCTCCGTGGGGGTGGCGGCGTTCCCGCACATGCACCCGCGCTCGACGGACATCGAGACCGAGACCGATCACCTGGTCAACAAGATCAGAGCCGGGTCGGACTTCGCCGTGGCGCAGCTGTTCCTGCAGCCCGAGTACTTCCTGCGGCTGCGCGACCGGCTGGCTGCCCGCGACTGCCACGTCCCGATCCTGCCGGGGGTGATGCCGATCACCACCCCGAAGGTGTTGAGCAAGTTCCAGCACCTGGCCGGTGTGCCCGTGCCCGCCGAGGTCTCCAACGTGCTCGACCCGTTGGCCGACGACCCCGAGGCGTTCCGCGCGGCTGGGATCGAGCTGAGCACCAGGCTGTGCGAGCGGTTGATCTCCGAAGGGGTTCCCGGTTTGCACTTCTACAGCCTCAACCGGGCCAAGGCCACCCGTGAGGTGGTGGACAACCTCGGTCTGGCCGAGGCTGTCCCGCAGCCCGCCTGA
- a CDS encoding alkaline phosphatase PhoX has product MTSESNPSASHLNRRRFLAATGLVGATGALQALMSNTAAAAGPGRGDRSVRAAANGGYGALRPAPPDGELLLPAGFSYVAFGETGSTMRDGLPTPSRHDGMAAFAGEDGTVRLIRNHEQSNGFAFAQPSYDSFGAGGTTTLVFDPARMRLVESFASLAGTVRNCAGGPTPNGSWLSCEETFTGLGESSPHGYVFEVPVDAEGPVDPVPYPAMGRFTHEAVAVDPATGIVYETEDRGSAGFYRFVPVDPADLGAGGRLQMLAIAGQPRYDTRNGQRPGRALPVEWVDIADPDPDSDDSLAVFYQGREQGGAVFARLEGAWFGDGSVFINSTSGGDAGLGQVWQYRPDGSSGGELVLVYESTDPELLESPDNLCVSPNSGGLVLCEDGSGADMLRGVTPGGEIFDFAALNGSNTSELAGATFSPDGSVLFFNVQTPGVTYAVTGPWSDGAL; this is encoded by the coding sequence ATGACCAGTGAGTCCAACCCGTCCGCGTCCCACCTCAACCGACGCCGTTTCCTCGCCGCCACCGGCCTGGTAGGCGCCACCGGAGCCCTGCAGGCGCTGATGAGCAACACCGCCGCGGCGGCGGGACCCGGTCGTGGTGACCGGAGCGTCCGCGCCGCGGCCAACGGTGGTTACGGTGCCCTGCGACCCGCCCCGCCCGACGGGGAGCTCCTGTTGCCCGCCGGGTTCTCCTACGTGGCGTTCGGCGAGACGGGCAGCACGATGCGGGACGGTCTGCCCACTCCCTCGCGGCACGACGGCATGGCGGCCTTCGCGGGGGAGGACGGGACCGTACGGCTGATCCGTAACCACGAGCAGAGCAACGGCTTCGCATTCGCCCAGCCGAGTTATGACTCCTTCGGGGCGGGCGGTACGACCACGCTCGTTTTCGACCCGGCCCGGATGCGACTCGTCGAGTCCTTCGCCTCGCTGGCCGGAACGGTGCGCAACTGCGCGGGCGGTCCCACTCCGAACGGTTCCTGGCTGTCCTGCGAGGAGACCTTCACCGGCCTCGGCGAGAGCAGTCCGCACGGTTACGTGTTCGAGGTCCCGGTGGACGCCGAGGGGCCGGTCGATCCGGTTCCGTACCCGGCCATGGGACGCTTCACCCACGAAGCGGTCGCCGTGGACCCGGCCACCGGGATCGTCTACGAGACGGAGGACCGGGGGAGCGCGGGTTTCTACCGCTTCGTTCCAGTGGACCCGGCCGATCTGGGAGCGGGTGGCAGGCTCCAGATGCTGGCGATAGCCGGTCAGCCCCGTTACGACACCCGCAACGGGCAGCGGCCGGGGCGGGCGCTGCCCGTGGAGTGGGTCGACATCGCCGATCCCGATCCCGACAGCGACGACTCGCTGGCGGTGTTCTACCAGGGCAGGGAGCAGGGTGGCGCGGTCTTCGCCCGGTTGGAAGGCGCCTGGTTCGGCGATGGCTCGGTGTTCATCAACTCCACCAGCGGGGGAGACGCCGGTCTCGGCCAGGTCTGGCAGTACCGCCCCGACGGTTCCTCCGGTGGGGAACTCGTGCTGGTCTACGAGTCCACCGATCCGGAACTGCTGGAGAGTCCGGACAACCTCTGCGTCTCCCCGAACAGCGGCGGCCTGGTGCTGTGCGAGGACGGCAGCGGGGCCGACATGCTGCGCGGAGTCACCCCCGGCGGGGAGATCTTCGACTTCGCGGCGTTGAACGGCTCCAACACCAGCGAGCTGGCCGGGGCCACTTTCAGCCCCGACGGCAGCGTGCTGTTCTTCAACGTCCAGACACCCGGGGTGACCTACGCCGTCACCGGTCCCTGGAGCGACGGCGCGCTCTGA
- a CDS encoding ester cyclase, whose amino-acid sequence MNNRLVEGHGMDEAAKKLYRRWLSELWAGDHDVAAELVSEDFAIHHGEIRPGTERELVGPTGLVKLVELGRQPFDELRFTLAVGPIVEGDLLSARWIGNGTYTGGVAGATAVPGTEVEFAGNDILRFRDGRFVAYWVCSDGPWLMKQLGVDG is encoded by the coding sequence GTGAACAACCGGTTGGTCGAAGGGCACGGGATGGACGAGGCGGCGAAGAAGCTGTACCGGCGTTGGCTGAGCGAACTGTGGGCGGGGGACCACGACGTGGCGGCGGAGCTCGTCAGCGAGGACTTCGCCATCCACCACGGCGAGATCCGCCCCGGAACCGAGCGGGAACTGGTCGGCCCGACGGGCCTGGTGAAGCTGGTCGAGCTGGGGAGGCAGCCGTTCGACGAACTGCGGTTCACGCTCGCCGTCGGACCGATCGTGGAGGGCGACCTGCTCAGCGCGCGCTGGATCGGCAACGGCACCTATACGGGCGGCGTGGCCGGTGCCACGGCCGTGCCGGGCACCGAGGTGGAGTTCGCGGGCAACGACATCCTGCGGTTCCGCGACGGGAGGTTCGTGGCCTACTGGGTCTGCTCGGACGGTCCCTGGCTGATGAAGCAACTGGGCGTGGACGGCTGA
- a CDS encoding thiamine pyrophosphate-dependent enzyme — MNRPTPRTEPIDDHFLREVTAWSATETPLPLPPVGSEGTTEEELLELFDSQLGSRHLDLAARELGARGVGYYSIGSAGHESNAAVAAALRTTDPALLHYRSGGFYLRRAARAANVDPLRDVLLGIVAAAAEPISGGRHKVFGRGELSIVPQTSTIASHLPRAVGLAFSLERAAKLGLRTEWPRDSVVMCGFGDASANHSTATGALNTALHCAYQRIPLPVLFVCEDNGIGISVSTPDGWIRHSLGTRAGLSWFSADGRDPLECLEVAERAANWVRTHRRPALLHLRTVRLMGHAGSDVESGYRSPEEITADYERDPLLGTAGALVRHGVLSPRRVVERYEAKRAEVAEAAEWALGQPKLASSAEVREPIARDSPGAIADRVRRTSPGVAEPAEVSGDSRSETGSPLTLAQSINRALAEELEHNERALVFGQDVARKGGVYGVTRGLRRRFGAARVFDTLLDEQSILGTALGAGLAGLLPVPEIQYLAYLHNAADQIRGEASTTGFFSNGRYRNPMVVRVAGYAYQRGFGGHFHNDNSVAALLDIPGLVVASPARPDDAAAMLRSCLAAAEVDGRVCVFLEPIALYHTRDLHESGDGGWTAAYPDGDSGHVPLGSAGEYVYGSDLTLVTSGNGLAMGLRVARRLRQRGVGVRVLDLRWLAPLPRHQLWLAAEATGRVLVADETRASGGISERVVTALTDAGFTGPVRRVNSADSFIPLGEAAHHVLLDEESIERTALEML, encoded by the coding sequence TTGAATCGGCCAACACCGCGAACCGAACCGATCGACGACCACTTCCTGCGCGAGGTGACCGCGTGGTCGGCGACGGAAACGCCCCTTCCCCTCCCCCCGGTCGGTTCGGAGGGCACCACCGAGGAGGAGCTGCTCGAGCTCTTCGACAGCCAACTCGGCAGCAGACACCTGGACCTGGCCGCGCGCGAGCTGGGCGCGCGGGGCGTGGGCTACTACAGCATCGGCTCCGCCGGACACGAGTCCAACGCCGCCGTCGCGGCGGCGCTGCGAACCACCGACCCCGCGCTGCTCCACTATCGCTCGGGCGGCTTCTACCTGCGCAGAGCGGCACGAGCTGCCAACGTGGACCCCCTCCGCGACGTACTGCTCGGAATCGTGGCCGCGGCGGCCGAACCGATCTCGGGAGGAAGGCACAAGGTCTTCGGGCGCGGCGAGCTGAGCATCGTGCCGCAGACCTCGACGATCGCTTCGCACCTGCCGCGGGCGGTGGGGCTGGCCTTCAGCCTCGAACGCGCCGCGAAGCTGGGACTTCGGACCGAGTGGCCCCGGGATTCGGTGGTGATGTGCGGCTTCGGGGACGCCTCGGCCAACCACTCGACGGCCACCGGGGCGCTGAACACGGCACTGCACTGCGCCTACCAGCGCATTCCGTTGCCCGTGCTGTTCGTGTGCGAGGACAACGGGATCGGAATCAGCGTGTCCACCCCCGACGGCTGGATCCGGCACTCGCTGGGCACCCGTGCCGGGTTGAGCTGGTTCAGCGCCGACGGCCGGGATCCCCTGGAGTGCCTGGAGGTCGCCGAGCGCGCCGCGAACTGGGTGCGCACCCACCGCCGCCCCGCGCTGCTGCATCTGCGCACCGTCCGGCTGATGGGCCACGCCGGCTCCGACGTGGAGTCCGGCTACCGCTCCCCCGAGGAGATCACCGCCGACTACGAGCGGGATCCGCTGTTGGGCACCGCCGGGGCCCTGGTGCGCCACGGTGTGCTGTCTCCCCGGCGGGTGGTCGAGCGCTACGAGGCCAAGCGCGCCGAGGTGGCCGAGGCTGCGGAGTGGGCGCTCGGGCAGCCCAAGTTGGCGAGTTCCGCCGAGGTCCGCGAGCCGATAGCCCGAGACAGCCCCGGAGCGATCGCCGACCGCGTGCGCCGGACGAGCCCGGGCGTGGCCGAGCCGGCGGAGGTCTCCGGTGACTCCCGGTCGGAGACCGGGAGTCCGCTGACGCTGGCCCAGAGCATCAACCGTGCGCTGGCCGAAGAGCTGGAGCACAACGAGCGGGCACTGGTCTTCGGACAGGACGTCGCCCGCAAGGGTGGGGTTTACGGGGTAACGAGAGGGCTGCGCAGGAGGTTCGGAGCCGCACGGGTGTTCGACACCCTGCTGGACGAGCAGAGCATCCTCGGTACCGCGCTGGGTGCGGGCCTGGCCGGGCTGTTGCCGGTTCCCGAGATCCAGTACCTGGCCTATCTGCACAACGCCGCGGACCAGATACGCGGGGAGGCCAGCACGACGGGGTTCTTCTCCAACGGGAGGTACCGGAATCCGATGGTCGTGAGAGTGGCTGGCTACGCCTACCAACGGGGGTTCGGCGGCCACTTCCACAACGACAACAGTGTCGCCGCGTTGCTGGACATTCCCGGTCTGGTCGTCGCCTCCCCCGCCAGGCCGGACGACGCGGCGGCGATGCTGCGGAGCTGCCTCGCCGCGGCCGAGGTGGACGGGCGGGTGTGCGTGTTCCTGGAACCGATAGCGCTGTACCACACCCGGGACCTGCACGAATCGGGTGACGGTGGTTGGACGGCGGCCTATCCCGACGGCGATTCGGGCCACGTGCCGCTCGGCTCGGCGGGCGAATACGTGTACGGTTCGGATCTCACCCTGGTCACGTCCGGCAACGGGCTGGCCATGGGGCTGCGGGTGGCACGACGGCTGCGGCAACGCGGTGTGGGGGTGCGCGTGCTGGACCTGCGCTGGCTGGCTCCTCTTCCCCGACACCAGCTGTGGCTGGCCGCCGAGGCCACCGGCAGGGTGCTGGTGGCCGACGAGACCAGGGCCTCCGGCGGCATATCGGAACGCGTGGTCACCGCGCTGACCGACGCCGGCTTCACCGGCCCGGTACGCAGGGTGAACAGTGCCGACAGCTTCATTCCGCTCGGCGAGGCGGCTCACCACGTGCTGCTGGACGAGGAAAGCATCGAGCGGACGGCGCTGGAGATGCTGTGA
- a CDS encoding LysR family transcriptional regulator, whose protein sequence is MLNPIHLRTLRECVRTGSFAEAGRTLGYTPSAVSQQMVLLERAVGANLFERTARSIHCTPLAERLAQRSKELLGELETVEREIRAVAVGETGSLRLASFATANARVLPDVLAAVVAERPNARVQLDEGEPDEVIGEVLDGNVDAAVVFEYDLDPRSWPAELRVEELLAEPLRLCLPTGHPLAARESVRLDELAADSWTCTRDDTAGARVLVRLAAAAGFVPNIVFRSNDYGVIRDLVARGLGPALLPAMAVGDEDVRVKPLQGRQPHRRVQVIYRPHNTNPLLALALERLAKTCAVLAERWAAPE, encoded by the coding sequence GTGCTCAATCCGATACACCTGCGGACGCTGCGGGAATGCGTGCGAACGGGATCGTTCGCCGAAGCCGGGCGAACCCTCGGTTACACCCCCTCGGCCGTGTCACAGCAGATGGTGCTGTTGGAACGAGCCGTCGGCGCGAACCTGTTCGAGCGAACCGCGCGCAGTATCCACTGCACCCCCCTCGCGGAACGGCTGGCACAACGCAGCAAGGAACTGCTGGGGGAGTTGGAGACCGTGGAGCGCGAGATCCGCGCCGTGGCGGTGGGGGAAACCGGCAGTCTGCGGCTGGCCAGCTTCGCCACCGCCAACGCACGGGTGCTGCCGGACGTGCTGGCCGCGGTAGTCGCCGAGCGCCCGAACGCGAGGGTCCAGCTCGACGAGGGCGAGCCGGACGAGGTCATCGGTGAGGTCCTCGACGGCAACGTGGACGCGGCCGTGGTGTTCGAGTACGATCTCGACCCCCGCAGCTGGCCGGCGGAGCTCCGGGTGGAGGAATTGCTCGCCGAGCCGCTGCGGCTCTGCCTGCCGACCGGACACCCGCTGGCCGCGCGGGAGTCGGTGCGGTTGGACGAGCTCGCCGCGGACTCGTGGACCTGCACCCGCGACGACACGGCGGGGGCGCGCGTGCTGGTCCGCCTGGCAGCGGCGGCGGGGTTCGTGCCGAACATCGTCTTCCGCAGCAACGACTACGGGGTGATCCGTGACCTGGTGGCCCGCGGCCTCGGTCCCGCCCTGCTGCCGGCCATGGCGGTGGGGGACGAGGACGTGCGCGTCAAACCGCTCCAGGGACGACAACCCCACCGCCGCGTCCAGGTGATCTACCGCCCGCACAACACCAACCCACTGCTCGCACTGGCACTGGAGCGTCTCGCGAAGACCTGCGCGGTGCTGGCCGAGCGGTGGGCCGCACCCGAGTGA
- a CDS encoding aldehyde dehydrogenase family protein, which yields MEATTCGSVIGSPEETGGSTGSSAPRGEYGQYLSRNPAELDDVVARVQLDGPDTFLAAARRAKQAQREWSRVPAPVRGRVVAGFGRLVEANKQALAGLVTREIGKPYTEALGEVQEIIDTCDYFVGEGRRLYGQTVPSEMPDKQLFTFRAPVGVAAVITAGNFPVAVPSWYLAPALVCGNAVVWKPAEYAAATARALAELAWRAGVPAGALNLVYAEGQPTFEGLRAALEDGAVDKVGFTGSSDVGRDIGELCGRHLQTPCLELGGKNPMVVAADAELDLAVEGALFSGWGTGGQRCTSLGNLIVHRDVHDEFVSRLDTALREATIGNPTQDVLYGPMLDRKFADGFESFLEEIAPHHRVLGSESTGRITDSNPRKGFRGDHSTGLYYHPVLVDGLRTEDTLFRRETFGPIVGVTTFETLEEAIELGNMPGYGLSAAVYTTDPGTAFRFREGIGAGMVSANNSTSGAEAHLPFGGNGRSGNGSRLSGMWVIDQFTRWQSLNWDFSGKLQKAQMDVGAVEPQLDYRLPTELRGHR from the coding sequence GTGGAGGCTACGACGTGCGGTTCGGTGATCGGTTCACCCGAGGAGACCGGCGGTTCCACGGGGAGCAGTGCCCCGCGGGGGGAGTACGGGCAGTATCTCTCGCGGAACCCGGCGGAGCTGGACGACGTGGTCGCGCGGGTCCAACTGGACGGGCCGGACACGTTCCTGGCAGCCGCGCGACGAGCCAAACAGGCACAACGGGAGTGGTCCCGCGTCCCCGCCCCCGTACGGGGACGAGTGGTCGCGGGCTTCGGCAGGCTCGTCGAGGCCAACAAGCAGGCACTGGCCGGACTGGTCACCCGCGAGATCGGCAAGCCCTACACCGAGGCCCTCGGTGAGGTGCAGGAGATCATCGACACCTGCGACTACTTCGTCGGGGAGGGACGCAGGCTCTACGGTCAGACCGTCCCCTCCGAAATGCCGGACAAACAGCTGTTCACGTTTCGCGCCCCCGTCGGCGTGGCAGCGGTGATCACGGCGGGGAACTTCCCCGTGGCGGTCCCCTCCTGGTACCTGGCCCCGGCCCTCGTCTGCGGCAACGCCGTGGTGTGGAAACCAGCCGAGTACGCGGCGGCCACCGCACGTGCCCTGGCCGAGCTGGCGTGGCGTGCGGGAGTTCCGGCGGGTGCGCTGAATCTGGTGTACGCGGAGGGACAACCGACCTTCGAGGGGCTGCGGGCAGCGCTGGAGGACGGTGCGGTCGACAAGGTCGGGTTCACCGGATCCAGCGACGTCGGCCGTGACATCGGTGAACTGTGCGGTCGGCACCTGCAGACCCCCTGCCTGGAGCTCGGCGGCAAGAACCCGATGGTGGTCGCCGCCGACGCGGAGCTGGACCTGGCCGTGGAGGGAGCGCTGTTCTCCGGATGGGGAACCGGGGGACAGCGCTGCACCTCCCTGGGCAACCTGATCGTTCACCGGGACGTGCACGACGAGTTCGTCTCGCGGTTGGACACCGCGCTGCGAGAGGCGACGATCGGAAACCCGACCCAGGACGTGCTCTACGGCCCGATGCTGGACCGCAAGTTCGCCGACGGGTTCGAGAGCTTCCTCGAGGAGATAGCGCCGCACCACCGGGTGCTCGGTTCGGAATCCACCGGCCGGATCACCGACTCCAACCCCCGCAAGGGGTTCCGCGGTGACCACTCGACGGGGCTGTACTACCACCCGGTGCTGGTGGACGGGCTGCGAACCGAGGACACGCTCTTCCGGCGGGAAACCTTCGGCCCCATCGTGGGGGTGACCACCTTCGAAACCCTGGAAGAGGCCATCGAACTCGGCAACATGCCGGGATACGGACTCTCCGCCGCCGTGTACACCACCGACCCGGGGACGGCCTTCCGGTTCCGGGAGGGGATCGGCGCGGGCATGGTCAGCGCCAACAACTCCACTTCGGGGGCCGAGGCGCACCTTCCGTTCGGCGGCAACGGCAGATCCGGCAACGGCAGCAGGCTGTCCGGCATGTGGGTCATCGACCAGTTCACGCGGTGGCAGTCGCTGAACTGGGACTTCTCGGGCAAGCTGCAGAAGGCGCAGATGGACGTCGGGGCGGTGGAGCCGCAGCTCGACTACCGCCTTCCCACGGAGCTGCGCGGACACCGGTGA
- a CDS encoding DUF6355 family natural product biosynthesis protein → MAIATGSLLVATVASAAPAVPSQERSNDPARTPCGYFETEHDAKYNHCSDTTRVVINVDTIWAPDYTKCVGPGVTYLGSTDDIRFASYVGRTC, encoded by the coding sequence TTGGCTATCGCCACCGGAAGCCTGCTCGTGGCCACCGTGGCCTCGGCCGCACCAGCAGTGCCTTCGCAGGAACGCTCGAACGACCCCGCCAGGACGCCGTGCGGGTACTTCGAGACCGAGCACGACGCCAAGTACAACCACTGCTCCGACACCACCCGCGTCGTGATCAACGTGGACACGATCTGGGCGCCGGACTACACCAAGTGCGTAGGCCCCGGTGTGACCTATCTGGGAAGCACCGACGACATTCGTTTCGCCTCCTACGTCGGGAGGACCTGCTGA
- a CDS encoding NAD-dependent epimerase/dehydratase family protein: MLLSIACEVPVPLRVFVAGATGVVGRHLLPMLAERGHHVTALVNGEPRFSSGADTLLSADLFDFPGLRHALRVAAPDTVLQLSGPDGADTEEALWHTARLREQGTRNLLAAAAEVGVRRVVVRSSATAYARGDTRSRTSRRTCSPPLRQLG, from the coding sequence GTGCTGCTGTCGATCGCCTGCGAGGTCCCCGTGCCTTTGCGCGTGTTCGTAGCCGGAGCCACCGGCGTGGTCGGACGACATCTGCTGCCGATGCTGGCAGAGCGTGGGCACCACGTAACCGCGCTGGTGAACGGAGAACCCCGGTTCTCCTCCGGTGCCGACACCCTGCTGTCCGCTGATCTGTTCGACTTCCCCGGGCTGCGTCACGCCCTCCGGGTCGCCGCCCCCGACACGGTGCTGCAGTTGTCGGGCCCCGACGGGGCGGACACCGAGGAGGCGTTGTGGCACACCGCCCGGCTGCGTGAACAGGGGACGCGCAACCTGCTGGCGGCCGCCGCCGAGGTGGGGGTGCGCCGTGTCGTGGTGCGCAGTTCCGCCACGGCTTACGCCCGAGGGGACACGAGGTCGCGGACGAGCAGGCGGACCTGTTCACCACCGCTCCGGCAACTGGGGTGA
- a CDS encoding NAD-dependent epimerase/dehydratase family protein, with product MERVLLQEPEIEGVALRFGELYGADTPFAESGDVYRLVRGSALPLVETGGGVTSFTHVEDAAAAVLEALHDVEPAAYNVVDNEPAESGEWLPAYARMIGGPEPVSLTLEQANQQLDWATVHRLTEQRGASNFRFREVSGWRPRWPSWREGLTNLFGFWPV from the coding sequence ATGGAGCGAGTCCTGCTGCAGGAGCCGGAGATCGAAGGGGTGGCCCTTCGGTTCGGTGAGCTCTACGGGGCCGACACTCCCTTCGCCGAATCGGGTGACGTCTACCGCCTCGTGCGAGGCAGCGCCCTGCCACTCGTCGAGACAGGCGGGGGAGTCACCTCGTTCACGCACGTCGAGGACGCCGCCGCTGCCGTGCTCGAGGCGCTGCACGACGTCGAACCCGCCGCGTACAACGTGGTGGACAACGAGCCCGCCGAGAGCGGGGAGTGGTTGCCCGCCTACGCACGTATGATCGGGGGCCCCGAGCCGGTGTCGCTGACCTTGGAGCAGGCCAATCAGCAGCTCGACTGGGCGACGGTGCACCGGCTGACCGAACAACGCGGGGCCAGTAACTTCCGTTTCAGGGAGGTTTCCGGGTGGCGCCCTCGCTGGCCCAGCTGGCGCGAGGGGCTGACCAACCTCTTCGGCTTCTGGCCGGTCTGA